A genome region from Wielerella bovis includes the following:
- the ribH gene encoding 6,7-dimethyl-8-ribityllumazine synthase: MKKIEPDLNGKDLKIGIVQARFTNEIGSAMVEVARQKLLELGVADDDITLVTVAGALEVPLALQNLAASEEYDALIAFGAVIRGETYHFELVANESGAGVTRVGLDFNIPIANAILTTENDEQAHVRIQEKATDAALVAVEMANLLRVLAD; this comes from the coding sequence ATGAAAAAAATTGAGCCTGATTTAAATGGCAAAGATTTGAAAATCGGCATCGTACAAGCGCGTTTTACCAATGAAATTGGCAGTGCGATGGTAGAAGTGGCACGCCAAAAATTATTGGAATTGGGCGTGGCAGACGATGATATTACTTTGGTAACGGTGGCTGGTGCGTTGGAAGTGCCATTAGCGTTGCAAAATTTAGCAGCGAGCGAAGAATACGATGCGTTAATTGCATTTGGTGCGGTCATTCGTGGTGAAACCTATCATTTTGAATTGGTGGCCAATGAATCGGGCGCAGGCGTAACACGCGTGGGTTTGGACTTCAATATTCCGATTGCCAATGCAATTTTAACCACAGAAAACGATGAGCAAGCCCATGTTCGCATTCAAGAAAAAGCCACCGATGCGGCTTTGGTTGCCGTAGAAATGGCAAATTTGCTGCGTGTTTTGGCTGATTAA
- the nusB gene encoding transcription antitermination factor NusB — MTELKKTTKSPRRRAREFAVQALYQVALNNVPAPEVANNIREHTDFKRADAELFTQIFFGANSNQREYMQLVRPHLDRDENLVNLIERAILLMAVHELKEMPETPYPVIINEAIEVTKTFGGTDSHKFINGILDKLVTDLRPNDPKRG; from the coding sequence ATGACTGAATTAAAAAAAACGACTAAATCGCCACGTCGTCGTGCGCGTGAATTTGCGGTACAGGCTTTGTATCAAGTTGCTTTGAATAATGTACCTGCACCTGAAGTAGCCAATAATATCCGCGAACACACGGATTTTAAACGTGCTGATGCAGAATTGTTTACGCAGATTTTCTTTGGTGCGAACAGTAATCAACGTGAATATATGCAACTGGTGCGTCCACATTTAGACCGCGATGAAAATTTGGTTAATCTGATTGAACGCGCAATCTTGTTGATGGCGGTACACGAATTGAAGGAAATGCCCGAAACGCCGTATCCTGTCATCATCAATGAAGCGATTGAAGTAACCAAAACGTTCGGTGGCACGGATAGCCATAAGTTTATTAACGGAATTTTAGATAAATTGGTAACAGATTTACGTCCGAATGACCCAAAACGTGGTTGA
- the thrS gene encoding threonine--tRNA ligase, translating into MINITLPDGSVRQYESPVTVMQIAQSIGAGLAKATVAGKVNGVQVDACDPITADATVQILTPKDPEGVDIIRHSCAHLVGHAVKQLFPNAKMVIGPVIEDGFYYDIATEKPFTPEDMAAIESRMKELINQDYDVIKKMTPRAEVIEIFKNRGEEYKLRLIDDMTDDITAMGMYFHQEYVDMCRGPHVPNTRFLKHFQLTKMSGAYWRGDSNNEQLQRIYGTAWGNKDDLKAYITRIEEAEKRDHRKLGKQLDLFHLQDEAPGMVFWHPRGWTLWQVIEQHMRRELTAAGYQEVKTPQIMDKTFWEKSGHWDNYKDNMFLTASEKREYAVKPMNCPGHVQIFNHGLRSYRDLPMRLAEFGSCHRNEPSGALHGLMRVRGFVQDDAHIFCTEDQIAEETKAFNLLVMKVYQQFGFEHVSIKLSLRPEKRAGDDAIWDKAENGLRQALTACGVTWEELPGEGAFYGPKVEYHIKDALGRSWQCGTIQLDFVLPERLDAEYVTEDNNKARPVMLHRAILGSMERFIGILIEEHAGSFPLWLAPVQMVVMNITEKQADYCAEVADKLRAAGFRVELDTRNEKIGYKIRDNSQYRFPYQLVIGDKEKENGQVAVRRKAEDLGAMSVDDLIAMLQKEIADTIGVA; encoded by the coding sequence ATGATTAATATTACTCTTCCAGACGGTTCAGTACGCCAATACGAATCGCCCGTTACCGTTATGCAAATTGCCCAATCCATCGGCGCGGGTTTAGCCAAAGCCACCGTTGCAGGCAAAGTAAACGGCGTGCAAGTGGACGCGTGCGACCCGATTACCGCAGACGCCACCGTGCAAATTCTCACCCCCAAAGACCCCGAAGGCGTGGACATTATCCGCCACTCCTGTGCCCATTTGGTCGGACACGCGGTAAAACAATTGTTCCCCAATGCCAAAATGGTCATCGGTCCTGTGATTGAAGACGGCTTTTATTACGATATTGCCACCGAAAAACCGTTCACGCCCGAAGACATGGCGGCAATTGAATCGCGCATGAAAGAATTGATTAACCAAGATTACGATGTCATCAAAAAAATGACACCACGCGCCGAAGTGATTGAAATCTTTAAAAATCGTGGCGAAGAATACAAATTGCGTCTGATTGACGACATGACAGACGACATCACCGCAATGGGCATGTATTTCCACCAAGAATATGTGGATATGTGTCGTGGTCCCCACGTGCCGAACACGCGTTTTTTGAAACATTTTCAATTAACCAAAATGTCGGGCGCGTACTGGCGCGGCGACAGCAATAATGAACAATTACAACGCATTTACGGCACCGCGTGGGGCAATAAAGACGATTTGAAAGCCTACATCACGCGCATTGAAGAAGCAGAAAAACGCGACCACCGCAAATTGGGCAAACAATTGGACTTATTCCATTTGCAAGATGAAGCCCCTGGTATGGTGTTCTGGCACCCGCGCGGTTGGACATTGTGGCAAGTGATTGAACAACACATGCGCCGCGAATTAACCGCCGCAGGCTACCAAGAAGTGAAAACACCACAAATCATGGACAAAACATTTTGGGAAAAATCAGGGCATTGGGACAATTACAAAGACAATATGTTCCTGACCGCTTCAGAAAAACGCGAATACGCCGTTAAACCGATGAACTGCCCTGGACACGTGCAAATTTTCAATCACGGTTTGCGTTCATATCGTGATTTGCCGATGCGTTTGGCGGAATTTGGCTCATGTCACCGCAACGAACCAAGCGGCGCATTACACGGCTTAATGCGCGTACGCGGTTTTGTGCAAGATGACGCGCATATTTTCTGTACCGAAGACCAAATCGCAGAAGAAACCAAAGCCTTTAATTTATTGGTTATGAAAGTTTACCAACAATTTGGTTTTGAACACGTTAGCATTAAATTGTCTTTGCGCCCCGAAAAACGTGCTGGCGATGACGCAATTTGGGACAAAGCAGAAAACGGTTTGCGTCAAGCTTTGACAGCCTGCGGCGTAACATGGGAAGAATTACCGGGCGAAGGCGCGTTCTACGGGCCCAAAGTGGAATACCACATTAAAGACGCGCTGGGTCGTTCATGGCAATGCGGCACGATTCAATTGGATTTCGTGTTACCAGAACGCTTGGACGCGGAATACGTTACCGAAGACAATAATAAAGCCCGCCCCGTGATGTTGCACCGCGCGATTTTAGGTTCAATGGAGCGTTTTATTGGTATTTTGATTGAAGAACACGCGGGTTCATTCCCCTTATGGCTTGCGCCCGTGCAAATGGTGGTGATGAACATCACGGAAAAACAAGCCGATTATTGCGCCGAAGTGGCGGATAAATTACGCGCCGCAGGTTTCCGTGTGGAACTGGATACGCGTAACGAGAAAATCGGCTACAAAATCCGCGACAACAGCCAATATCGTTTCCCCTATCAATTAGTGATTGGCGACAAAGAGAAGGAAAACGGTCAAGTTGCCGTGCGCCGCAAAGCGGAAGATTTGGGCGCAATGAGTGTTGATGATTTGATTGCAATGTTGCAGAAAGAAATTGCGGACACGATTGGCGTGGCGTAA
- a CDS encoding DUF2185 domain-containing protein, with product MNPFAQALSAALEYAIVSRQVSVDGEPIGFVYREPAAFPHDSGWRMFSGAETDEYVENPAHFDTLVLRDLLVGNPELADLMKEKQGAWEWDDETETFVPVSDWQPQE from the coding sequence ATGAATCCTTTTGCACAAGCGTTATCCGCCGCGTTGGAATATGCCATTGTTAGTCGCCAAGTGAGCGTAGATGGTGAACCGATTGGTTTTGTATACCGTGAACCTGCCGCGTTTCCGCACGATAGTGGTTGGCGGATGTTTAGCGGTGCAGAAACCGATGAATATGTGGAAAATCCTGCTCATTTTGATACATTGGTATTGCGTGATTTATTGGTAGGTAATCCCGAACTGGCTGATTTGATGAAAGAAAAACAAGGTGCATGGGAATGGGATGATGAAACGGAAACTTTTGTTCCCGTCAGCGATTGGCAACCGCAAGAATAG
- the folK gene encoding 2-amino-4-hydroxy-6-hydroxymethyldihydropteridine diphosphokinase: protein MKTTIIAFGSNLQNPAEQIRRAIVAVSALPKIGSLKTSSLYRTTPVGYADQPDFINAVASAQTDYTATELLTELQAIEQQFGRERSFRNAPRTLDLDIIDYNHEIYQTDTLILPHLRAHERSFVMQPLAEIAPDYTLGKHGTAAQIAAELGHDGIQLFQAA, encoded by the coding sequence ATGAAAACAACCATCATTGCATTTGGCAGCAATCTACAAAATCCTGCCGAACAAATCCGTCGCGCTATTGTTGCCGTATCCGCATTACCCAAAATAGGCAGCCTGAAAACCTCATCGCTGTATCGTACCACGCCTGTGGGCTATGCCGACCAGCCCGATTTTATTAACGCAGTCGCCAGCGCCCAAACCGATTACACCGCCACCGAATTGCTAACCGAATTGCAAGCGATTGAACAACAATTTGGACGCGAACGCAGTTTTCGCAATGCACCGCGTACTTTGGATTTAGATATTATTGATTATAATCACGAAATTTATCAAACGGATACGCTGATTTTGCCCCACCTACGCGCTCATGAGCGTAGTTTTGTGATGCAACCGCTCGCTGAAATCGCCCCCGATTACACGCTGGGTAAACATGGTACCGCCGCACAAATCGCCGCAGAACTGGGTCATGATGGCATACAACTTTTTCAGGCTGCATAA